The genomic region acaatgaaaataaaatcagaTGTGGATGGTgaaaaaatcaacaacaacatgCAAAATAATGGAGGAGGTTGTCGTAGTGACGaatgatgaagaaaaaaaaattagcataaaGAATGGCTGATGGGGTAGATGAAAGGGTGGATAATGATGAATCAAGAGATGAAAAAGGCTGAGGAGATTGCAAGGGCAGCAAATGATGGAGGAGATAGATACGATGACAATGCATGGTGGATGAAGAAAGGCAGAGGAGGAGATGATGATGGCCTGGTACTTTGTTGTTGTGTATGATGATTGATGAGTATGGGTGTGGGGtttggaaagaagaaagaaggattGGAAGAGTGAAAGGAAAGGTTTTGGAACATAGGTGATGATGAAGAATAATTTTAAGGATAAAACGGAACAAAAAGTACTAATTAttgaatattaaaaaattaactataataataaaattaaaacttgTCAAAAACATCAAAGacaaaattaaaatcaattagatgtttagaatatttttaaaaaatttttaaaatattaaagataaaaatagattttatcaattattttattagaatttagttattttaattaataCAACTGAACcaatttatttttatactaaTTAACTNNNNNNNNNNNNNNNNNNNNNNNNNNNNNNNNNNNNNNNNNNNNNNNNNNNNNNNNNNNNNNNNNNNNNNNNNTTTGGTTGAGCATTTTAACATTATTTATAgcgaaaatatatttaaaaagaatataaaattgaaaataatatttttatttttagctttttcaattaaaaataaaaatatttttaatctaaAACACGGTATTTTTAATTGAGGATTATGTGATTTACTGAGTTCCATCCTTCACTTCTCTCTTTATATTTCACGCACGAAAACTAAATCCTTACTCACGTATTATGAAAAACATAAAGCAAGCTCATCCAATTCTTTGTCCACTTTTTTTTTCCGGTGGTTCTTCCAATGGTTCTTCTAGCTTCAATAGCTCTCTTCCATTCTTTTTatggattttttttctttccctttcaTTCAAAGGTAAAaagattagtttttttttttacatgaaaGTAAGATGAGTGATATACTTTAATGTTgtaatttttagtgttttttaaaattgtgaaaaGTATACAAATCAGAGGGTCacctcaaatttttaattttttttaacacaaatcggacggtccgatttcgtTCTATACCTCTACAAATCGAACCGTCCGATTTTTGTACCTCTAACAAATCAGATGGTTCGAAATCTACTTTTCTAATTAAACGATTTCACATTTGAGAATAACATCCCAAAAATTCACATTTCAAAAAAACACCATTGCCActctaatattaaaaaaaagttcAAAAAGATATCTTTCAAGCTTTCTTTTGCTATTTGGATAAAAAATTCTGACTTTTTGTTAATTGGATTTTAATATGGTGTCAAATTTGAGTTCTAAAATCATCTCTACTTACATTGACAATTCGTCGTCTACTAGTTGCTTACTTgcctattgtaacaccctactacacagtgttttacgcttaagtcgtagaacagaggtagtgtggtatTACAGACCTCTAAACAGTAAAGATATACATATAATACTAAAAGAAATAATATACTAGGAACCTTGAAACAAAACAggtaaacaaaaatcgcaaaataaaagacGCAACGCTCAAGAAATAGGATTACTTGcatgctaagaaacctaataggaacATGGTAAAGATAAGCAGAAGAATGAAGGAAAGCCAAGGTAACAGCATAACTAgcccctgactcagcctgcgaagctaagactAGCtggaggatatatatatatatatacacacacacatataaacatacataagtatccaaaatataccaaaataccCAAGTAAACTTCTATCTCTCcctctccctcaacctctaagaggagtagCATACacaagttacttggagagtaagctaagtacatatacacatatatacaaatagaaaactaaaaatacGCCCAAGGACTACTTCGCTTCCCAGGATCCAGACGTCTAGCGAGGAGCctttcgacctgcatctgaaaaataacaatacaatatggaatgagaaccagaggttctcagcatggtaaaagtgccacgcgtataataaatacgGTCCTGAGAATGCCATGGGCAATCCTAGGACTCTAATATTCAATTATCCAACTTAAttactaaacagaagccataaacaggGGTAGGTATTCTAAGTCTACCTAACTTACTCAAGTTCAATCTTCACCTAACACCAAACCATTTTTCCGTTTCCTCCATCCCTCTATCATTCATAATGCAacagaaacaagcaaccaaacaagttcacgcataagtaatgagcagataatacaaatagcaagtataacagatAGCAAGTgatatatatcaattaggcatACCCAGGAAATGtatagcaatcaaaacaaacaaatgcatatgatgcatgcctgtcctatggctgatggagCCCatttgtcggttatccagccaacccgacaagtctgaaaaccttagactgtcccccgtcgcgcatccccaagagtctatgcatagagttcacattcaatcatcatataatcacttaatgggggctatccatacccgggaatttatacgtgcctggTCACCCTTACgatgtagggtcaacagagtatcgagattcaacttggaacacgtggtggcgatgtaagacccagaacctttgaaaagtctttttatgatcaagcctcaaatcatatagttatttacagccttaatttcagaaattattttattaaagataattaaggcaagttttgatttattgaacttgagataagttatgattattatccaattttataattattggattattttctatatttaaggtATAAGGCTGAtaattatgaaataataaggatttcatatgatttggattagataagtaatattttaaatattaatactgctactttagaaaaataaagggtttaattatattatttctaattattttgatttgggcattttattgaaaataatttgtgaaattgatgagcaaatagtattttctatatatcaTTAGTGtggatttaaattgggtttcaattactacattattcccaattttatttgagATTACcgaaatgcccctaaccctaatttttgaaaatgaaaccctaaccctgaaaccctaaccCGTGACCCGGTTACCTTCTCCCCCAACCCAGCGGCAGCAACACAAATGCTCCCCCTTTTTCCTCAAACCAATACACAGCGACAGTAGCAAAAACGGAGAAGGAGTGGGGAAGAGAGGAGGGGCGATGGTGGCTGGCCTCACTACCGCCGCCGCCCAGCTCCCTAACTATGCAGCAGCAGCCGCCATCCTTCTCTTCATGCTGCGTAGCCAACAGCCTCTCCTTCATCCTCTTTGCTGCGCAGCCTTGTGATGAACACACACACACCCACTGCTCTTGAGAAGAGACAAAGAAAAGCAAGCGAAGGGATCCAAGAAGAGGGAGATCGGAATCGGAAGGGAAGGGGGCCGCATCTAACGGCGTGCAGTCGCGTCGCCCTCACCACGTCGTGCCGCCGCACCGTGTCCTCGCCGTCGAGCTCATTCCATCAGTGTCACGCCGCCGGGCCTCCTCGTCGATCTGCCTGTCGCCGTTTGGGGGCGAGCCACGGATGACTCTGAGGGAGAAGACACGAGTTTGGTAGAGCCGCACCCAGTCCCAGCCATGCCACCGCCTCTGTGCCACCGCAGAAGAGATCGGAGACGAGGGAGAGGACCGCAAGGGAGGGGAAGAGTCACGCCGCCCAGCGCCGGCCTGCACGCCGCCAACGTCGCCGGTGTTGTCGCGATGAGAAAGAGAGCCCGCCAGACCGTCGCGGAGCTGTCCCTGCCGCCGTGCCCAGCTGCTATTGGGAGCCCTGCCGTTGCTCATGGGGTTACGCCAGTTAGCTTCTGCCGCCGGAAAATGCCCCTGCTGCGTCGCCGGAGAATTCTACCGGTAAGGATTTTAATTGAGATTTCTGTCCTTTTGAAATCCCGGGAAGATTGTTGATACTGCGTGGTTGTACAGCTGCTATTATCAGAAATTCGGGCAGCCGCCGTCACTCGAGAGTTATTGGCGGAGCTGCTGCCGGGCTGCCGCCAAACCGGTTCAGAGACCGTCGCTGtatcggttcagccgttccttcttcgtTCGGTAAGCGTCTTCGATTTGAAAAGCCCTCTGGTTACTGTtctgttatcatacgctgaggtttgtgacgttaattgctataagattgagttttggtTGTTATGTGTTGCGATTAGAATTGCTATGGCTACTGCGAAAGTGACTTGGAGCCGAGGTTTTGGTTGTTGATTTCGGGTTGAGGCGaaaaggactctgtgacgcgtttgggttatggttatgcgttttgaggtaggggcttttGTACAAACtagttttatttaaattagaaattgttataaatagatatgttGTACAAAATGTAATTTTGGTGgttatgtgagtcttatgaattgtctggTTTTATCTTGAATGAATATGGTTGCCTGTTTGATTGTAACAATGTATGATTTTGATAAATTGGAGATTTCTGGATTGGTTGATTTGAATgatttttgataaattaaaagttgagttttgttttattgaaaactgatttggtcttgaacctGTTAGAAAGAGTTGATgattggttttgttgggacccgaaaagggtggcaaagtccaagttttaggggagatgctgccgaaatttctagaaaatctgagattttgattggaattgttattttaaaatttaagaaatgagttaggttattctcTCCTGAAGTCTTGGGACTCTGCTAAGGAATCTTACGACCAAATCTTGATTTAGAAATGAATGATTGAGTCTTTCAAAGAGATTTTGAACTTGGCATGGTTTTGAGATTTTTGGAAGTGTTGGAAAGATGTGGAAAGTGGCTCCgttttgaaaagtgattcttggctAGCTGTGATTTGACTACGTTTGTTATTTAAAAGTAAATGGGCCAagaatgattttgaaataaggtattgagcctgattgattgtggatatcatcaagattgatgagttattgtttggtaggcgtaagggccgggttcgtcccgcttatgctgagagatttgataattgacgagattgttgataagtcgcttgcgcctggcaaggacggtggctaatcccgcttgtcgaggttgtGGCGcccgcgtaaggacggtggttaatcccacttACGTGTATATGTGAGGTCGGAGGCaaagtatcccgctcacatcctttcggatcacaagagtgtgcaggcactgacaTCTTGGACCGTGTGGCGGGCACGTTATCCCAGAGGGTTCCCATTTATACGTGACCGAAGggcaacattcccatgggaatgtgtcgggttggcaattgaaccgacaatgtgatatcacagctagtaggacaggcattcatcatttgcatttatgtgatattgtttgggtgtgcatattgtatttggtttgcttatgtgaatacttatgttaactgttatacttgttgtaattgctcttgattgtgtttgaactacattatttgtgattgtgtttgattggttgacttgtgatgaattggttgatgtttgagttgtttgggctgggggccgtgttggattggatgggcttgaggccgtgattggtatattgagtcctagttctgtataaagtaactgattggttcagcatagacttaatgaacctatgcttggaacgggatgatcatttataccgcgtaggtaactgctTTCATGGTTGCGGCCTAGGAAAAACTTTTCAGACATTTTCtttaagaaaggaaaaaggttttGTTTTAGAATATTTGAGAAACTTAGAAAGTCTTCAAAAAGAAATTTTCTGGATTTCGAATGTGAACCTATGGTTTTTGGAAAGACtcataagacgagcaatgatcactgAACTCTAAGAATGATTTTATCTTTACGTATCTTGTTATAGCAATTTTTGTAATTCTATGGTGAGAACAagcgaggacgacgttctcactcccctacaggttattccttttcaggatatggaagaTGAAGCTTCAGgagagttatgtttattttctgtttactCGGTTTTTTTGTATTGCCGTAGCTATtgtttttccctcgcctttatctttattaagtctgtaagagggataggaaattatgatatgtatatttgtaaactagtgttatgtatatatatagcttaAGGTTGTATCTGATTTGTATGTACATGTATGTTTATGTTTTCACGAAAAGAGTTATCGAAAGGTTTTGCGGTTTTAAGTTTTAagcaggctcatattttagtgttaaatattataagagtcgtggtaatactcgagctatcagagtggcgtagccggaagcgtgacattttgatagttagggtgttatagGCGAGCCACGGCtcttacccaggaaaactcgtatctcaaatatcattattcataagccatGGCAATTATCATCAATACATCATCAAGTATCAAACCTTAACATTAAACTTCATTaacatccttattttcttcataaAAGCCACTATTTACAACTTTCTTCACTTTCAAGTTATATTGTTTTCCTAACTTCTTTTATCTATTGGACCTAGAACCATACTTTAAGCCTTAAAgggaagaaaatggaggtttagaagtgaaAAATTGGTTTAAAAATATTCAAAACCGATTTGGTCACCCTGAACTCAGATTTAAACACTAAACTTGCAACGTCCATAACTTTCTCCACAAAATTCAGTTTTCATAAAGTTGATATCAATCAAAAGCTCTTGAAACTATCTTTTATTTGTAACAAACTACAACCcaatccaaaatttgaggagaATATTATGGACGTCCAAAGTTAATCAAAATTTGGTTTTAACCACTTTCAACAAAACCTCTTTTTCTCCAACTTAAGTTTCTTACCATTTAAAACTTGCATTGTAAAACCAtatcaactcaattcatcaacaaTCATTACCAATATAAGCTTTAATCAACTCAACCAACCTTGATCATAAAAAATTATTCACTTTTACCCCATACATCAATAACCTTGCCTTTGTTCACATCAATTCTTCACCTATACCAATTCTCATCATATATTTATCAACCTTCCATCAACATATACCAATTAAATGCCATTAACATAAATCAAATCTTCATACATGTTAATCCATCAACTTGACATAACAACCATTTATTAACGATCACCAACCATAATTCATCAATATCAACATCAATACAACCCATTATAAGCAAGTCCAAAAGCATGAAATTAATAACTTCAATACCCCATAATTCCAATCTATGTTCATCAACAATTTACTCCAACAACATTACAAACTACTCATTAAATGCAATTAACAATTCAATTTATcctatggttcctctaacctaagttttcacaacactgTAAATATCAAACGtgtgaaacttaaaccataccttggctgatcacttagttcacccaaggcagcctcacaactcaaaattacagcccctccaagctcaatCAAACAACCTCAAAACAAGCCTTGGTCACCAACAAACCTCCAAGTAATCCCAATTAAATTCCAATGCATAAACACCCACTTAAACTACacctaatacatatatatatgttcCAATTCAGTTTTCTATTACAAATAAAAGATTGAGCTAGGGTTAGGGTGTTCTTACCATACCCATATGCTCAATAGCTAGAGCCCACAAGTTCCGGAAGCTAACTTGAACCTAGAACACAAAAATTGGACAAGATTCACCATAGGTTTTCAAGTTTACCAAAGAAAGAGGGGTAGAGATTCTAAACCTAATAGGAGGCTTACCAGTAAAATTGTTCGGATAGAaaggtagagctcgacgcgctggACGTGCGGCCGCGAACGGTGCGGCGATAAGATCAGAGCTCAAATGAGGAAGTTATGGTAGTTGGAAGGAATGGTGAAGGTTTGGGAATCTCCTCTCCCCCCCCTTGCTGTTATGGCGTCGCAGCAGCTtatgaggaagaagaagctgcTGTTTCATTTAAGTGTTTGGGTCCGGTTAGACCCACGGGTCCGGTTTGGaccccggttcaaccggttcggcttTTTCGATCcgttttgggccaaatttttaaaattgttatcaaaattctcgtttcgacgagctctatcctattttgatattagttttgcatttttagcttttctaattaaaattcaatttattaactaataGTTTACCGATTTTAGTGGGGTTTACACCTGTTACTGTTAACTTTTTTTCATTGATTTTTCCATTATCTTTCTtctattcaaaaataaaagagctctttaaaattttgtttttatgtgCTCGAAAATTcttagtattttatttttataagttAGATTTGAATATTAAATGATGTGAAATTTGagctctaatttttttttgttatattaaCTNNNNNNNNNNNNNNNNcaaaaaaataaaaatttatttatatttatatttgtatttgtatttatATTCAATATGAAGATTCATGTGTATTCTACTATTTTTATTCAATATAATTCTCTCTTTTTTAACCTTTAAAAACCATTTTGAATAGTACCTTTTATTTTCAAAGCTAGATTAAACCGTACTCCTATTTTGTATGCTCTATTAGTTTTATGCTTATACCTCAACTTTAtcttttaatattaatataatttattttttattaaaaattaatttgttttaataattattaattaa from Arachis ipaensis cultivar K30076 chromosome B02, Araip1.1, whole genome shotgun sequence harbors:
- the LOC110268894 gene encoding uncharacterized protein LOC110268894 isoform X1, whose protein sequence is MPPPLCHRRRDRRRGRGPQGRGRVTPPSAGLHAANVAGVVAMRKRARQTVAELSLPPCPAAIGSPAVAHGVTPVSFCRRKMPLLRRRRILPLLLSEIRAAAVTRELLAELLPGCRQTGSETVAVSVQPFLLRSVSVFDLKSPLVTVLLSYAEVCDVNCYKIEFWLLCVAIRIAMATAKVTWSRGFGC
- the LOC110268894 gene encoding uncharacterized protein LOC110268894 isoform X2, which encodes MPPPLCHRRRDRRRGRGPQGRGRVTPPSAGLHAANVAGVVAMRKRARQTVAELSLPPCPAAIGSPAVAHGVTPVSFCRRKMPLLRRRRILPKFGQPPSLESYWRSCCRAAAKPVQRPSLYRFSRSFFVR